In one window of Paraflavitalea soli DNA:
- a CDS encoding glucoamylase family protein: protein MMKSIPVVLLGLVLLGMGCGKGGSDTPEPPPPPPPSSFSFSALKVDGSFNGFSYTSTSYRPVLKFSFSTKVNQATVSGAVSFKANAGAAVPYSIAMENNDSTIVIQSAGNLSPLTRYTVSVATSLQSKDNGSLLSAIDVNLYTKIDSSRKFPQITDEQLLDKVQQQTFKYFWDFAHPVSGLARERNTSGDIVTSGGSGFGIMAMVAAVNRGFITRTQGLTRMQTIVAFLKNTAQKFHGAFPHWLNGATGAVVPFSTKDNGADLVETSYLIQGLLAARQYFNGVDAAETTLRADINTIWNGVEWSWFRQNNQDVLYWHWSPDYAWQMNLPIKGWNECLITYILAASSTTSAIPKSVYTGGWTANGANGFTNGNTYYGLTLPLGPAYGGPLFFSHYSFLGVNPNGLTDTYAAYQSQVVNHSRINYEYCKANPKTYFGYSDSCWGLTASDIAGGYAASSPANDLGFIAPTAGLSSFPYTPVESMKALKFFYYVLGDKLWKEYGFVDAFSLKDPWFADSFLAIDQGPIIVMIENHRTGLLWNLFTSCPEVKAGMKNLGFTAPYL from the coding sequence ATGATGAAATCGATCCCTGTTGTTTTATTGGGTTTAGTGCTACTGGGTATGGGTTGCGGCAAGGGCGGAAGCGATACGCCAGAGCCTCCACCACCACCTCCTCCATCTTCTTTCTCTTTTTCAGCGTTGAAAGTAGACGGCAGTTTTAATGGATTTTCTTATACCAGTACAAGCTACCGGCCTGTCTTGAAATTTTCCTTCTCCACAAAGGTTAACCAAGCCACCGTCAGCGGTGCGGTATCCTTCAAAGCAAATGCCGGAGCTGCTGTTCCTTATTCCATTGCCATGGAAAATAATGACAGCACGATAGTCATTCAGTCTGCCGGAAATTTATCACCACTTACCCGGTATACCGTATCAGTGGCTACCTCCCTCCAATCAAAAGACAATGGAAGCCTGCTATCGGCTATTGATGTAAACCTCTATACCAAAATTGATTCTTCCCGGAAGTTCCCCCAGATCACTGACGAGCAGTTGCTGGATAAAGTGCAGCAACAGACCTTCAAATACTTCTGGGATTTTGCCCATCCCGTTTCAGGCCTCGCCAGGGAGAGAAACACTTCCGGCGATATTGTCACCTCTGGTGGGTCGGGCTTTGGCATCATGGCCATGGTCGCGGCTGTCAATCGTGGGTTTATTACCCGCACACAAGGCCTTACCCGCATGCAAACCATCGTAGCCTTCTTAAAAAATACAGCGCAAAAATTTCATGGCGCATTTCCCCACTGGCTCAACGGCGCCACAGGGGCAGTAGTACCTTTCAGTACCAAAGATAACGGCGCCGACCTGGTAGAGACTTCTTACCTCATCCAGGGGCTGCTGGCTGCCCGGCAATATTTTAATGGTGTCGATGCGGCAGAAACAACCTTGCGTGCCGATATCAATACCATATGGAATGGGGTAGAGTGGAGCTGGTTCAGACAGAACAACCAGGATGTTCTGTACTGGCACTGGAGTCCCGATTATGCCTGGCAAATGAACCTGCCTATTAAAGGATGGAATGAATGCCTTATTACCTATATCCTTGCCGCTTCTTCCACTACGTCAGCGATTCCCAAATCAGTATATACAGGAGGATGGACCGCTAATGGCGCCAATGGTTTTACCAATGGCAATACCTATTACGGCCTTACCTTACCACTCGGACCAGCATATGGCGGCCCCCTGTTCTTTTCCCATTATTCTTTTTTAGGGGTTAACCCCAATGGACTTACAGATACCTATGCCGCTTACCAGTCGCAGGTAGTCAACCATTCCCGGATCAATTATGAATATTGCAAAGCCAATCCAAAGACTTATTTCGGATATAGCGACTCCTGCTGGGGCCTTACGGCCAGCGATATTGCTGGTGGTTATGCTGCCAGTTCACCGGCCAATGACCTGGGTTTCATTGCGCCAACAGCCGGGTTGTCATCCTTTCCCTATACGCCTGTCGAATCCATGAAGGCATTAAAGTTCTTTTATTATGTGCTGGGCGATAAACTCTGGAAGGAATATGGTTTTGTAGATGCCTTCTCGTTAAAAGACCCCTGGTTTGCCGATTCCTTCCTCGCCATTGATCAGGGTCCCATTATCGTAATGATCGAAAACCACCGCACTGGCTTGCTTTGGAACCTCTTTACCAGTTGCCCCGAAGTAAAAGCGGGCATGAAAAATCTTGGCTTTACAGCACCTTACTTATAA